Part of the Canis aureus isolate CA01 chromosome 3, VMU_Caureus_v.1.0, whole genome shotgun sequence genome, gggattgagtcctacattgggctccctatgaggagtctgcttctccctctgcctatgtctctacctctctctgtgtgtctctcatgaataaatatataaagtctttttttttaaaggagcaaaagacatgaatagacatttttttcaaagaagacaacAGATGgacaatagacacatgaaaagatgctcaacatccctcatcatcagggtaatacaaatcatatctacagtgagatatcaccacacacctgtcagaatggatcaaatcaacaacacaggaaacagcagatgttggagagtatatggagaaaggggaattgtcttacactgttggtaggaatgcaaacgggtgcagccactctggaaaacagtatggaatttcctcaaaaggacaaaaatagaactaacctataatccagcaatagtactattaggtatttacccaaagaatacaaaaatactgattcagaggaagacatacaaccaatgtttatagcagcattatcaacaagagacAAATTATGGAAGGGCCAAAAGTCCACCAactaaagaagatgtaatatatatgtagatatagaagatgtaatatatatgaacaatggaatattaccccgccataaaaaggaatgaaatcttgctatttgcaaatatgtggatggatctagataatattatgctaagcaaaataagtcagagaaagagaaataacatataatttcactcataggtggattttaaggaataaaacaaatgaatatgggggtagggaaagtgagagaggcaaaccataaaacagattcTTGATAATAGAGAAgtaactgaaggttgctggagtggaggggatggggagatgcattaaatgggtgatgggggttaaggagggaactggttgtgatgagcactgggtgttctatgtaagtgataaatcatgaaattctacacctgaaaccaatattacactgtacatcaactagtggaatttaaataaaaacttgaaataaaaaaagaagaaagtaaagcaAAATAGACTACATAGAGTAATAGACATGAACCAGAAAGCTAAGAACTTAGtctaaactttttctttaaaagctgtgtgaaaaaaataaaaaataaaaataaaaaaaataaaagctgtgtgATTTTAGGTAAATCTAACTATACTAAGTTTCACTTTCCCATccatacaataaatatattttgatgatCAGATATGTGTTGGTTTGACTAtacaaaggtaaaaagaaaagtctGTGAAAAGACTCTTGGTATGTGATGTTTACATATGCAAAATGGATTACCCTTGATTGTCATTATAGAATCTTCAACCTCTGCCCTTAATGGAGACATATTCTTGCCAATTGGAGGATGGAAAAATGAGAATACGAATAGAGTAcctgatacattttttaataacaaGTGGCAGATAAGAGTACCCTCAATAATGAATTGTCACCCTCCTGTAACTTAATTCAATACTTTAAAGACCATTCATCATGTTCCAGAGGAAAAAACAAGTtcgaaatgaaaacaggaaaagaaaaagacaatatgTTTCTTACCCAATGCTATTACTAAGCAGAACAAAAAGATGAGGATGATATTGTGGTATTGGTGAGGAACAGAATAGGACCTACTTtataaagactaaaaataaaatatgagactCACTCTCCCTTTACCGTATTAGGAAAGATAGGAAGATAGCCAATCAAAGTGCTTTATTTACACACAGAATCTCCCTGTGTGTAATAAACTACACAGAGAGAATTTCTTTCTGCTCAAAACTGTCTCCTGTTCAAAGTATTTCTCACAGcaattttaatgtctttgtttctCAAGCTGTAAATGAGGGGGTTCATCATGGGAACCGCATTGGTATAAAAGACAGAGGAGATTTTCCCCTCATCCATAGACCCAGCAGAAGATGGTTTAAGATACATAAATGCACCTGaaccaaaaaagagagaaactgcaATTACATGGGAACTGCAGGTGCTGAAGGCTTTGGACCTGCCCTCAGTGGAGCTGATGCTCAGGATGCTAGAGAGGATGAAACCATAAGACACAAAGATGGTGACACTAGGCACAATCACATTGATGCCCACCACAATGAAAACCACCAGCTCATTCACATACGTGCTGGTGCAGGagagctggagcagagggaggatgTCACACAAGTAATGGTTGATGGTGTTTGCATCACAGAAGGTCAGTCTCAGCATGCATCCAGTGTGGGCCATGGCTCCTGAGAATGCCATCAAATATGAACCAAGCATAAGGAGGGAACACACATTAGGGGACATGGCAACATTATACAAAAGTGGgttacagatggccacatagcgatcaTAGGCCATGGATGTCAGCACATAAGCTTCAGAAAtaccaaaaaaacagaaaaagaaaagttgggtCATGCACCCCCTGTAGGAGATAATATTCTTCTTAGATGTGAAGTGAATCAGCATTTTGGGAGTAAACACAGATGAATAAAAGAGGTCTATGAAGGACAAATTGAAGAGGAAAAAGTACATGGGGGTATGGAGGTGTGGATTCAGCCCGATTAGAGTGACCAAGCATAAATTTCCCAGCACAGTGACCACATACATGAGTAGAAACAAGCAGAACAGGGGGAGCTGGAGATCTGGTAAGTCTGTGAGCCCCACCAGAATGAATTCAGTCACAAGAGAAGCATTTCCAGGAGCCATTCTTCTCTAAAGGGATCTGTgagcacaaaagaaaaagttacacAGAGAACAATTCAAATTTTCCCACCATATCTCCTCATAAGAGTTGGGTTTGTTCTGGGAATATCTGAGACTAGCCCAACCTGGACTCACAGAATCCCCTTTACTATTATCATGAATCTAGTGATATGAGCATTCCCTCATTAGAGACTTTATAAGCTGCATAAGCAAAGACATTCAAAACGTTACCCACAGCAAGAAGGCCGGTGCTTCCATATGCCAACAGGATTGTTGTGAAAACCAAAGGTTAAGGGAGAAGATTGGACCAAGAGAGAATCGTcttctctcatttcatttctttgaccACATGACCCTTCCCCTAACCAGTAAATTGGAGGCAACAACCCCAGCAAACTGGTGCTGGCTTCTAATGGGGATTAGATTTGATGTGGTGGGAATGAAGAACATTCTTTATAACTCAAACCTAAAGGACCTAGGAAAGTTTAAGCTACTGCCCTATGTCACAGAGTAAAAACCATAAATGTACAAAAGTGAGAGATCTGTCCATGGAATTGAATGATAAATTGCATCCTTTGAACCTAATAATGTCTCTGAACCTTCCCTGCACCATCACCCTCCCCTCAAACACGTCCTTCTACCAATTTCAGGTAAGTCCGAGGGCTGCAAAACCTAGAAAGAAACTGGCATATCTTAGATCCCTGGACTTCCATCACAAAAGGAAGACatgaatataaatggaattcAGAAACTCACCCTCTTTAGGCAAGAACACCTTGGTCCTTCCTTACCAGAATTAGCCCTGTGGTCCTGAAACGGCAGATTTAGTCCTCAAAGGTTGGCTTGTTTTGATCGTAGGAGCACGTAGCCCACAAGTAATTCTTATGTGTCCTGGAAATCCTTCTGAACCACAGATAGTAACTTCTGACTCTGAGTCCTCTTAAGCAGCACACAGAAATAAACAGCCTTGATTATTATCATTTTTGCCACTTGGTAAATCACAGAAGACTTAAGGTGAGTGGAATGATATAATGTACTCAGTCATAAACAGGGCAGAAGCTTACTCAGTCTCTTCCACAGGGAATGGTTTCTGGTGTAATAGGGTATTGAGGGGATCTATTTACACAAAGGACCATGATGTATCTCTAATTCCTTAGGGACTCAAAATTATACTCAAGGTTTCCCTCTACTGTAGGGATTGGGCATCTCTCAAGGAGGAGACAAAAAGAAATTATCATTTCCTGTTCAGCTAGACAGCAGAAGAGGAAGCTTTAGAACCTCCTAGCCACAATGAACACACTGATTCAAACGTTTTGTGTACCTATTCCCTTTGTAAGAAATCCAGATACTAATTACGGTAATCCTGCCCCCAGTTAAAACATGAATCTAGTCATATTGGAACTGCCAAGAAAATTCTATATCCCCATAGTTATCCTTGCACAGCACTTTCAAACTGGGACAAAACTCCCCAGTTCCTGGCTTCTCCCTGAGGAGGACAAGAATACACCGTGTATCCAATGCCCCAACTGTTATTAGGTCTATTCAGAAAACTGGCTTCCAGATAGTCTGTGTCAGAAAGCAGAGGAGAGATAAGACATGGCATACTTAGCTGCCCAGGGTGAGAGACAAAAGAGATGGTGGTTTGGCTGGAAGTCACCAGAAATCCTCCCACTGGCTCAGTATATAGCAAGCAATTGAAAACTCCTTTCTTACAGCTTCTCTTGGGTGAAGGGAAAAATGTACACCACATGTACAATAGCACAAATTATCTGTGAGCTGGCTGAGGAATTGGCTTCAGTGTTGCTTATTTTAGAACACAGACACAACTTAACACAATGGATgcttgggggtgggagtgaaggaACAACTAAGAACAAAGAAAGAGGATTAACCTGCAAAAACTTGAGAGGCCTCCAGAGTCTCTGACCAAGCATATTGGTGGTACTTTCTTGAGTCCAAGGCAAGATCATGAATATTTGGACAGATCAGTGTTTTGTCTAATGTGCAGACACCAATGCAGAGAGTCTATGAAAATGAAGGCAAGTTGAAATACTTTacaaaaaggaataagaaaaatctcCACAAATTAacactaataaaatgaaaagatgtgaTTTAACTGATAGATAATTCAAAATAActgtcataaagatactcattggAGTCAGAGAACAATACACAAACCAAGGGAAAATTtcaacacagagacagaaaacttAATATTAAACAGGTGCACATTAGTGCCTCAGTTGGCTAATTGTctccctgggatccagccccctgtCAGCctacctgctcagcaggagtctgcttctccctctatccctcctcaacacttgtattctctctctctcaaagaaataaataggtTCTTTATAAAAGTATTAAGCAGAAATCatggagctgaagaatacaacaACTCAACTGGAAAATTCATCAGGGAATCAAAAGTAAACAAGATCAAACAAAAGATAGGATCACTGAATTTGGTTAAAGGACACCGAAAATTATTCAgtcagaaaagcaaaatgaaagaagaatgaaaaatagtgGAGAAAACATGAAGGACTTATTGGATGCTACCACATGGATCAATATATGCATTTCAAAAGCCTCAGCAGGAGGGATtcatgggtggcgcagcggtttagcggctgcctttggcccagggagcgatcctggagacccggaatcgaatcccacgtcgggctcccggtgtatggagcctgcttctccctctgcctgtgtctctgcctctctctctctctctctgtgactatcataaataaataaaaataattttaaaaagcctcagcaggaaagtgaaaaagaaccagaaagcatattcaaagaaaaaaaggctgaaaaattCCCAAATCATGGCAGATTCCCAAAACTATgacctagaaaaataaaatgcacaaaacTTGCAATGTGAGTATATGCATATGCAAAGACCAAGGGTCAACCACTTATCCACTCTACATTTTTCGTAACTGAGCTAATCTGACTTCCACCTTCAGACTCAGGTCTATATCAGTTTCCAGAAAGGATGCTTATAGTCAGGTAAGATATAAAATGCTCTAACTCAATATTCTCAGACTTAACACAAATTTACTGGCTGCTGAATCATCTCTACCTTTGAATTATGATTGTGATCTCTGGTTCCTATTTAGCCATTATGCCTCATAATACTTCTGGTGATTGAAGGAATCTGTTCTCTATGTCTACGTACATCAATTTTTCAATATTCCCAAATTAGTATCATCATACAGTTGTCACAAATGATGCCTAAAGgagttctttaagaaaaaagaaaattgtaaaagcaACAAGACAAAAGGAGTCCCTAATTTACAAAGGAAGACAAATGGGATTAGCAGCATATCTGCCAAAAGGAACTTGACAAGCCAGAAGAAAGTGACATGATATATTGGATgtgctgaaagagaaaaattgcAGGCAAGAATATGCTATCCATCAAAgctattattcagaatagaagaagagataatgtatttccaagaaaaatgaaaaccaaaggaattcatgaccactaaaccatgcctgcaagaaatattaaaggagactctttgggaaagaaagaataaaagtgacaaagactggaaaggaacagagaaaatctccagaaacaacacaaaacaggtaataaaattcatatctatcaataatgaCTCAGAATGTAAATGGAATGAATGTTCCAATCAAAACACATAGGGTaacagaatagattaaaaaacatctatatactgcctacaaaagactcattttagatctaaagatacctgcagaattgaaagtgaggagatggagaaatatttaccaTGCAAATTGATGTCAAAAGAAGGGcagaaaaacaatatttatattagacaaattagattttaaaccaaggattgtaacaagagatgaagatggGTACTATCTCATAATAAAGGGGActattcaacaagaagatctaattGTTAAGACTTATACCCTCAACATGGGATCACACCATGCATATTTTCCTATCACAACACTGTGAAACttgaaatcaatcacaagaaaaaatttgggaagactgtaaatacatagaggttaaacTGCTGCAACTAAAGCATGAATAGATCatcaaggaaattaaagaagaaattttaaaaaaaacataaaataatgataatgaaaacagaGTGGTCCAAAACATtcgggatgcagcaaaagcagtcagaaaaggaaagtacagcaatacaggcctacttaaagaagcaaggaaaaaaaaaaaaaaaagaagcacgaaaaacctcaaataatcaacctaactttacactttaaaaagctaaaacaaaacaaaacaaaacaaaaacaaaaaaataaaaaaagaaacaagtggagCCAGCagaagagggaaataataaagattaaatagaagtaagtgatatagaaactaaaaattaatagaacagatcaatgaaaccagtaTGTGGttcattgaaaaaattaataaaagtgacttatcaaaaagaaaagaggactcaaacaaatagaatcacaaatgagagaggaaaaataacaaccaacaccacagaaatacaaatgattataagagattGTAAAAACCTATATGCCAACAGActggacaatctggaagaaagggATAAATTCTTAAACACACATAAACTAACAaatctgaaacaggaaaaaatagaaagtgtgaacagaccaataaccagcaaagaaattgaatcggtAATCAAATATCtccaaacaaaagtctagggGTAGATGGCCCCACAGGCCAATTCCACCAAACATCTAAAGAAAAGtcaatatctattcttctcaagctattccaaaaagagaaatagaagaaaaacttccaaatttattctgtaaggtcagcattaccctgataccaaaatcagacaaagaccccactaaactacaggccaatattctgatgaacatggatgcaaaaattctcaataaaatacttacAACGTGAATCCAACACTACATTATAAGAATCATTCACcgcaatcaagtgggatttattactGCACtgcaaggtggttcaatattaACGAATTAATtgacatgatacaccacattaataaatgaaaggataagaacagtatgatcttctcaatagatgcagaaaaaagcatttgacagagaACAATGttgattcatgataaaaaccctcaaccaATTAGGAGTAGAGAGAGCATTCCTCAGTATAGTAAAAGCcaaatatgaaaaacccacagataaTATAATCTTCAACAGAGGAAAATCTCTGCTTTCCTCAGGAGCGAGAAACAATtcaggaacaagaaagggatgtccagtctcaccaataatatttaacatagtactggaagtcctaggatcagcaatcagacaacaaaaaggaataaaaggcatccaaatcttCAAGGAAGTTGTCATTCACTATTTGCACATGAAATGATACTCTATATAGGAAACTgaaaagatcccaccaaaaaatggctagaactgatacacaaattcagttaAACTTGTAGGATATACAAGCAATAtagagaaatctgttgcatttctgtacaacaataatgaagcagcagaagagaaatcaaggaattgatcccacttacaattgcaccaaaccataagataccaaggaataaacctaaccaaagaaggatgcctgggtggctcagtgattgagcatctgccttcagttcagggcatgatcctgagattcaggatcaagtcccacatcgggctcctcccagagagcctgcttctccctctgcctatatgtctctgtctcactctgtctctctcggtgtctctcatgagtaaatgaataaaaatctttttaaaaaaactaacaaggaaaaaaataaaaataaaaaaactaacaagGAGATAAAGATCTACACTATGAAAATTATAGAATACTTgtgaaagaaattcaaaacaacacaaagaaatgtaaagacaTTTCATGCTTATGTATGGGAAGAAGTAtggttaaaatatctatactgcccaaaacaatctacacatttaatacaatccctaccAAATTCCAACAACAGTTTTTATAGaattagaataaacaatcctaaaacctgtgtggaaccacaaaataaccaaaatggccaaagcaatcttgaaaaagaatccCAAAGCTAGAGGGATCACAGTTCTAGCCTTCAACTcacattacaaagctatagtgatcaagacagtatggtactggcacaaaagcaggcacatagatcaatgaaagagaatacaaaatccagaaatggacccacaactatatggtcaactaatcttcaacaaagcaggaaaggatacccagtggaaaaaaaaaacactctcttcaataaattatgttgggaaaactgggcggTGACATGcagtagaatgaaactagaccactttcttacgtcatacacaaaaataaattccaatttgttgaaagacctaaatgtgaggcaggaaaccatttaaatcctagagaagaacataggcagtaacctccTTGACATTGGTTGTAGCAGGCTTTTACAAGATGTTTCTCCTGcagcaaagggaaataaaagcaaaaataaactattgcaacttcatcaaaaataaaacactttcacTTGGAGAAAGAAACAACATTAAAAGGCAACATTCAGAATGGGGGTAGGTATTTGTAAGTGACAtgataaatgtgtgggaaatatcagaaaaggagacagaacatagactcctaactctgggaaacaaactaggggtggtggaaggggaggagggcgagggtgggggtgaatgggtgacgggcactgagggggggaacttgacgggatgagcactgggtgttattctgtatgttggcaaattgaacaccaataaaaaataaatttattataaaaaaggtttagtatccagaatatataaagaacttatcaaactcaacatccaaaatataaataatgcacTTAAAGAATCggcagaaggcatgaatagaCATTACTCCAAAAAACATACAAgtgtccaacagacacatgagaagatactcaacatcactcatcgtcagggaaatacaaatcaaaactacaaggagtTATCAGCTCACCCCAGTCACAATGACTAAAATTCACATATCAGGAAACAACATATATTGGAGGAAGGGGAACCTCTTATActactgatgggaatgcaaagttgtgcaaccactctggaaaacattatggaagttccacaaaaagttaaaaatagaacaaccctaggatccagaaattgcactactagttaTTTACCTGAAGGACACAAAAATACTTATTCATGGGATAtatacaccccaatgtttgtagcagcattattaacaacagACAAATCATGAACACATCTGAGCATCAGTTTCACCATCTATGAAATGACGACTAAGTTCCCTCTCTTCCTTATCTCACATTACTTCCCTTTGGAATATATAAATTGACAGGCATGACAGGCAGAAAACACTAAAACATGTTAAGAGCAATCATAACACCCTGTCAGAGAAAGACTTTCAATAGCCTCTTCCTTTGATGCCACCAGCCATCCTACTTACTGAGGAAGAGGAGAGTCTCTTTCACACGGAGTATGATTTTCCTGTTTAAGATACGTACGTTGTACACAAAGCCCTGCATATGAACCAACTGCTTCACCTTGTGGACAGCTGATAATACAGTGAAATGTTGCAATGCACAAGAGAAAAGCCAACTATGCCAGACTCAGGGGAAATACCATGTCTGTCCCCAAACAGGGACATTGACTCaacaaaatcaattttaagaaGTAATTTTGACCACATAAGGTTTCTTTTAGAATTTATCTATTCTATTGCTTTAAGAAAATCtacatttatgtatttctctAACTATGCCTTACTTATATTTGTGACATACACCCCAAAGCTGGGTATTCAGAGGGACAAAATGCTGTGTGTGCATACAAGTAATGTGCACGTGAGTGCGTGAGTAcacaggtgtgtgcatgtgtatgtgtgtttccatGAACAAGcaaatgataaaaacaataaCTATTTCCTACATTTACCTGCTCAGCTCTTCCTCTCAGGAACTGGAACCAGGGTCCATCTACCTGAAAGTGGGTTGCATACCACGCAACCAATGTTAGGAAGTGATCTCA contains:
- the LOC144305887 gene encoding olfactory receptor 8B3-like → MAPGNASLVTEFILVGLTDLPDLQLPLFCLFLLMYVVTVLGNLCLVTLIGLNPHLHTPMYFFLFNLSFIDLFYSSVFTPKMLIHFTSKKNIISYRGCMTQLFFFCFFGISEAYVLTSMAYDRYVAICNPLLYNVAMSPNVCSLLMLGSYLMAFSGAMAHTGCMLRLTFCDANTINHYLCDILPLLQLSCTSTYVNELVVFIVVGINVIVPSVTIFVSYGFILSSILSISSTEGRSKAFSTCSSHVIAVSLFFGSGAFMYLKPSSAGSMDEGKISSVFYTNAVPMMNPLIYSLRNKDIKIAVRNTLNRRQF